A stretch of DNA from Bacillus sp. NP157:
GCTGGTCGGCGCGGCGGCGACGGTGGCCCAGCAGATCGTCCCGTTCGCGGCGATCCTGTCCGCACCCGAGAAACGCGGCGCGGCGATCGGCACCGTGATGAGCGGACTGCTGACGGGCATCCTGCTCAGTCGCACGCTCGCCGGCATCGTCTCCAGCGTCGCCGGCTGGCGGGCGATGTTCTGGCTCGCCGTGCCGCTGGCCGTGCTCGGTGCGGTGCTGATGGCGCGCAGCCTGCCGTCGCATCATCCTGCCAGGAAGCTGCGCTACGGCGATCTGCTCAGCTCGCTCGTGCACCTGTGGCGCAATGAACCGGTGTTGCGTAAGGCAGCGGCGACCCAGGCGCTGTTGTTCGCCTCCTTCTCGGCATTCTGGACGACGCTGGCACTGCGGCTGGCCGAGCCGCCGCTCAACCTTGGCGCTGCCTCGGCCGGCCTGTTCGGTATCGTCGGCGCCGTCGGCGTGGCGATGGCGCCGGTGGCGGGCCGCGTGGCTGATCGTCGCGGGCCAGCGCCGGTCATTGCCCTCGGTGCCGCGGCAACGATCGTGGCGTGGCTGGTGTTTGGATTCTGGTCGAGCCTGGTTGGGCTCATCGTCGGCGTGATCGTGCTGGACTTCGGCGTGCAGATCTCGCTGGTATCCAACCAGCACCTGATCTATGGCCTGCACCCCGAGTACAAGAGCCGGCTCAACACGCTGTTCATGACCACGATGTTCGTCGGCGGTGCGATCGGCTCGCTGCTCGCCGCCACGGCGTGGGCGCACGGTGGCTGGAAAGCCGTCTGCGTGTTGGGTGGCGTCATGCCGATCGGCGCGCTGTTGCTCAGCGACGCGCGGCGTCTCGTACAGGCCGCCGGGTCGCGTTGATCTCGTTGCGATGCGCTAGCTCACGCCGCGTCAACGGGCGGCCCAATCGTGCTATTTCGCGCTACGCGTGGTCGATACGCTGCAGGCCTCCCCGGCTGCAGTCGACCCACGATGAAACACCATACCGTTAGCGCGAATGGCATCCGCCAGCACTACATCGACGCGGGCGAGGGCGCGGCTGTCGTCCTCCTGCACGGGTTCCCCGAGACGAGCTATGCATGGCGACACCAGATACCGGCGCTGGCGAAGCGTTATCGCGTGATCGCGCCGGACCTGCGGGGATACGGCAAGACCGACAAGCCCGCCACGGGTTACGACAAGCGCAACATGGCCAGGGACCTTGTCGCCTTGCTCGACCACCTTGGCATCGATCGCATCGCGCTGGTCGGGCATGACCGCGGCGCGCGCGTCGCGACCCGCTTCGCCAAGGACCACCCGTATCGCGTCGACCGCCTGGTGGTGATGGACAACGTGCCGACGCGCATCGTCGCCCAGTCGATGAACGCCCGGCTCGCGAAGGCGTACTGGTTCTTCAGCTTCCACCAGGTGCTCGACCTGCCCGAGGCGCTCATCGCCGGGCGGGAGGACGTGTGGCTACGGCACTTCTTCAGCGACTGGTGCTATGACCCGCACACCATCGCGGGCGCGGACTTCGACGCCTACGTGGCGGCATATCGCGAGCCGGGCGCCGTGCGCGGCGCGATGAGCGACTACCGGGCCGCGCCCGAGGATGTGCTGCAGGACGAGCAGGACGCCGACCAATTGATTGCCTGTCCGACGATGTCGATCTGGGGCGCCGACTTCGAAGCCGTCGGTGGCTCCTTCGACATGGCCGCCGTGTGGCGGGGCATGGCAACGCATCTCCGCGCCGAGCCGATCGCACAGTGCGGGCACCTGCCGCAGGAAGAACAGCCCGAGATCGTCAACGGCCTGCTGCTCGATTTCCTGCAGGGTTGGAACGGGGGTGCGGCATGAAGCGGCCGTGGCTTTCGGTGTCGTTGTTGGCGGTCGTGGGCGTGGTGGGCGCCGTGGCGGCCGCCGATGTCCGGGTCGGCCCGCAGGGGCCCGGCTTCTACCGGCTACGCATGGGCGGCGACGAAGTGACCGCCTTGCTCGATGGCACCCATCCTTTCCCGGCCGATGAACTGCTCACGCATGTCGAGCGCAAGGAAGTCGATGCACGCCTCAAGGCGGATTACCTGGCCTCGCCCGTGCAGGGATCGATCAACGCGTTCCTGGTCCGTACACCCGATCGCCTGGTGTTGATCGACACGGGCGCGGGTCCGCTGTACGCGGGCGACGGTGGCTTCCTGCCCACGGCCTTGCTCGCGGCGGGGTATCGCCCCGAAGACGTCACCGACATCCTCCTTACCCACCTGCACCGGGATCATGTCGGTGGGCTGATCCGCAACGGCACGATGCTTTTCCCGAACGCCATCGTGCACGTCAACCAGGCCGACGCCGACTTCTGGCTCAACCCGGCCAACGAGGGCAAGGTACAGAAGGTACTGCTGCCCATGTTCCCGGGAGCGATGGATTCGCTCGCGCCGTATCAGAAAGCGGGGCACGTGGTGACCTTCAAGGGCGAGACCGAGGTGCTGCCAGGCTTCCACGCCATTCCTGCACCGGGGCACACGCCGGGACACACCTGGTACCTGGTCACCAGTGGCGATGAGCACCTGCTTGCATGGGGCGACACCGTCCACGTGGCGTCGGTGCAACTGGCGGACCCAGGCGCATCCATTCGCTACGACTACGACGAGGCGGCGGCCGCGGTCTCGCGCAAGCGTGCGCTGGAAGAGGCCACGGCCAGGGGCTACTGGGTCGCGGCGGCGCACGTGTCGTTCCCTGGCCTCGGACACATCAAGCGCGCGGGCGACGGCTACCAGTGGATCCCGGTGAACTACACGCGTACGCCCTGAATCAGGCGAGGTAGCCCCGGGCGAGCGCGATCGATAGCGCATGCGCCCGGTTGGTCGCCCGCAGCTTGCCCATCGCGTTGGAAAGATGCTCCTTGACCGTATCGGCGGCGATGCCGAGGTGCAGCGCGATCTGCTTGTTCTCCAGCCCCGCGGCCACACCGCGCAGCACGGACAGCTCGCGGTCGGTCAGCGGCTCGTCGCCGCGGTGGTCGGAGAGACGCCTGGCGACTTCCGCCGAGACGCGGTGCTGGCCTGCGTGGACCGCGCGGACGACGCCGACAAGGTCCTTCGGTAGCGACGTCTTCAGCAGGTAACCCTGCGCGCCGGCGTCGAGGGTCCGCCGCGCGGCCGCGTCGCCGCCATAGGTCGTCAGGACGATCACACGCGCCATCGGGTCGATCCTGCGCATGGCGCCCACTACCTCGTCGCCGTCCATGTCGGGTAGCTTGAGGTCGACCACCGCCACGTCGGGGCGCATCGTGCGGAACGCCTCGATGCCTTCGCTACCGGTGCCGGCCTGGCCGACGATGAGCACGTCCGGTTCGGCCGCCAGCATGGCGACGACGCCTGCGCGAAACAGGGGATGGTCGTCGACGACGATGATGCGGATGGGTTGTGGCGTCATGGGGATACCGGGGCGGACTCCCGACGAGGTTACCGCGCTTCGGTGGCGCGTGCCTTGTCAAAACGCATCCGGGGTCGGCTTAGGAAAGTGACCCCCCATACAGGGGGTCACGCTGCGTGGTGCCGCGGATAGCATCCGATTCGTCTTCTCGCTGTGAAGATGGTGGACCCCATGCAAACCGATATGTCGTTGTCCCCGGCCCGTGCTTCCACGGGCACTCCCACGGTGCGAGTCGTCCAGCAACTGCTGGAGCAGGCCTTGCGCCAGATCGCGGATGTCGAGATGGCGGACCGCGCCGCATGTGCCCATTACATCACCCAGGCATTGCGGATCCATCGCGATGGGCTCAACCACGATGTGAAGCGTTACCAGAGCGGCCTGTCCGCGTGGCAGGTGCGGACGGTGAAGGAAGTCGCGCTCGCGCGCCTCGACCTTGGCCTCGCGATCACGGAACTGGCAGCCGCATGTCGTTTGTCACGGGGTTACTTCAGTCGCGCGTTCAAGGCGACCTTTGGCCAGAGTCCACATCGCTGGCGCCATGCCAGGCGCATCGAATACGCATGCGAACAACTTACTGGCACATCGGGAACGTTGGCTGACATCGCCATGGCATCGGGCTTCAATGACCAGGCGCACTTCACGCGCTCGTTCAAGGCCGCGATGGGCGTGACCCCGCATTCCTATCGGAAGACACAGAGCGCTGTCGCGCGTTGAAGCTCGATTTTTACCAAACGTCCGACACGATGGATTCCAAAGATTCTATTCGTGCGCAGCGTCGCTGCCTATCGTGAATGCCATCGCAGGACATGCCTGCGATCCATCCACGAGGACATCAACCATGTCGTTCAACGAACTGATCAAGCCCGACACCTGTGCGCTCGCGCTCATCGATTTCCAGCCCGCGATGTTCCAGGGCGTGCAGAGCCACGATCGCAAAAGCATCATGGACAACGTGCAGATCCTGGCCCGCGCGGCGAAGCTGTTCAAGGTCCCGACCATCCTGACCACGGTCGCGAAGGACAGCTTCTCCGGCCCGTTCATGCCTGAAGTGACCGATGGCGTGTTCCCCGATCTCGACATCATCGACCGCACCTCGATCAACTCGTGGTTGAACGACGACTTCCGCAAGGCCGTCGCCGCGACGGGCCGCAAGCGCTTCGTGCTGGCCGGCCTGTGGACGGGTGCCTGCGTGAACTTTCCCACGTTGGACATGCTGCGCGAACGTTACGAAGTAATCGTCGTGACCGACGCGTGCGGCGATACCAGCGTCGAGGCGCACGAGCGTGCCGTGCAGCGCATGGTCCAGGCCGGTGCGGTGCCGATGACCACGCTGCAGTTCATGTTCGAGCTCCAGCAGGACTGGGCACGTTCGGGCACGTATGAAGGCGTCATGGACATCCTGCGTGACCTGACGCCGTACGGCATCCAGGTGCGCTTCTCCAAGTGGGCACTCGGTGAACATGCGTCTGAAGCGGGTTAAGGCCATGTCGCCGTATCTGATCTCACTCTGCTTCGGCCTCGCCGTCGGCATCGCCTATGGCTTCTCCGGCGTGCGCTCACCCGCGCCGCCGATGATCGCGCTGATCGGCCTGCTCGGCATGCTGGCAGGCGAAGCCGCCATTTCGTGGGCGAAGGGTCATCCGGATGCCTGGGCCAACCTCTGGCACAGCAAGAGCTTCGCGATCCCGAAGAGCGACGCGCCTCGTTCGAACGACGACCACGCCTGATCCTTTTCCGGAGCTCCCCCATGTCACACGCCCCCGTCCCGGACCTCATCCTGCATCGAGGCCTCTTCACCGCCCTTGACCGCCGCCGGCCCACGGTCAGCGCCGTGGCCATACACGACGGGCGGTTCCTCAAGGTGGGCGATGACCACGAGGTATTGGCTCTGGCCGGCCCGGGGACGCGCGTGGTCGATGTCGGTGGGCGCCGCGTGCTGCCCGGGCTGATCGACAACCACCTGCACCTGATCCGTGGTGGGCTCAATTTCAACATGGAGCTGCGCTGGGACGGCGTGCCCAGCCTCGCCGATGCCATGCGCATGCTGCGACAGCAGGTGGAGATCACGCCACCGCCGCAGTGGGTGCGCGTGGTGGGCGGTTTCACCGAACACCAGTTCGTCGAAAAGCGGTTGCCGACCCTCGCCGAGTTGAACGCCGTCGCGCCGGACACCCCGGTGTTCATCCTGCATCTCTACGATCGCGCCCTGCTCAATGCGGCGGCGCTGCGCGTCTGTGGGTATACGAAAGACACGCCGGCACCGCCCGGCGGCGAGATCCTGCGCGACGCCAGCGGCAATCCCACCGGCCTGCTGCTGGCCAAGCCCAACGCATCGATCCTCTACGCGACGCTGGCCAGGGGTCCGAAGCTGCCGTTCGACTACCAGGTCAATTCCACCCGGCACTTCATGCGCGAACTCAACCGCCTCGGCATCACCGGCGCGATCGACGCCGGCGGTGGCGCGCAGAACTGGCCCGATGACTATGCCGTCGTCCAGCAGCTGAACGATGCCGACCAGCTGACCATCCGCATCGCCTACAACCTCTTCACCCAGAAGCCGAAGCAGGAGAAGGACGACTTCCTCGCCTGGACGAAGTCGGTGACCTACCAGCAGGGCGACGATTACTTCAGGCACAACGGCGCGGGCGAGATGCTGGTCTTCTCCGCGGCGGACTTCGAGGATTTCCGCCAGCCGCGCCCGGACATGGCCCCGGAAATGGAAGGCGAGCTGGAAGAGGTGGTCCGCATCCTCGCGCAGAATCGCTGGCCGTGGCGGCTCCACGCGACTTACGACGAGACGATCAGTCGTGCGCTGGATGTCTTCGAGAAGGTCGCACAGGACATCCCGCTGGATGGCATCCACTGGTTCTTCGACCACGCCGAGACCATTTCCGACGCCTCGATCGATCGCATCGCCGCGCTGGGTGGTGGCGTGGCCGTGCAGCACCGCATGGCCTACCAGGGCGAATACTTCGTCGAGCGTTACGGTATCGGCGCGGCCCAGGCCACGCCACCCGTACGCAAGATGCTCGACGCCGGCGTGAAGGTCTCCGCCGGTACCGACGCGACCCGCGTGGCCTCGTACAACCCATGGGTCTCGCTTGCATGGCTGACCACCGGGCGCACGGTCGGCGGCTTGCGCCTGTACCCGCAGCGCAACTGCCTGGACCGCGAAGAAGCCCTACGCATGTGGACCGAGAACGTTACCTGGTTCTCCAACGAGGAAGGCAAGAAGGGCCGCATCGCGGAAGGCCAGCTGGCCGACCTGATCATCCCTGACCGTGACTTCTTCGCCTGTGCCGAGGACGAGATCGCCGGCACGACCTCGCTGCTGACCATGGTCGGTGGCAAGGTGGTCTACGCCACGGGACCGTTCTGTCCGCTGGATGAAAGCGACGTGCCCGCGGCGATGCCGGACTGGTCGCCCGTCAATGCGTATGGCGGCTACGCCTCCTGGGCGGAACAGCAACTGCGCATGGATGGTGCCGAACGACGGCGGCAGGCCGCTTGCGGATGCGCGAGCGGGTGTTCGGTACACGGCCATGACCACGGCCGTTCGCATGCGGCGAACCTGCCGGTCGATGACTTCAAGAGCTTCTGGGGCGCGCTGGGTTGCGCGTGCTGGGCCGTATGAACCGGCCGGCCTCCCTCCGGATCGACCTCGTGCTGTGGATCGCGTTGCTCGCGTTGTGCTCGGCGTACCTGCAAGGCGCGGTGTGCAAGCTGCTGGATTTCGATGCGGCGATCGGCGAAATGCAGCATTTCGGGCTGTCGCCACCGCGGCTGTTCGCGTGCGGCGTCATCGTGTTCGAGCTGGTGTGCTCGCTGGCGATCCTCACCGGGCACCTGCGCTGGCTGGGTGCCTTCGCCCTTGCCTTGTTTACCTTCGCGGCGAACTTCCTCGCCAACGCCTGGTGGAACCAGCTCGCCGGACCCGGGCGCGACATGATGATGAACGGCTTCTTCGAACACCTCGGCCTCGCCGGTGCGTTCGTCTATGTCGGCTGGCTCGACCTGCGGGGACGCCTCCATGGCCGCTGAACAGGGTGGACTGGCCGATAGCCTGCGGCCGCTCAAGCATGCGACGTTCGCCATCCTCTGGGTGGCGACGGTGCTGGGCAACACCGGCACCTTCATGCGCGACATCGCCAGCTCGTGGATGGTGACCGAACTGGGCGGCGGCCCCGCCGCGGTCTCGCTCATCCAGGCGGCCGGCTCCCTGCCGATCTTCCTGCTGGCGATCCCGGCCGGCGTGCTGTCGGACATCCTCGATCGCCGTCGCTTCCTGATCGCGGTGCAGATCCTGCTTGCGTGCGTCAGTGCCACGCTGATGATGCTGGCAGCGACCGGCGGCCTCAGCATCGCCGCGCTCATCGCCCTGACCTTCGTCGGCGGCATCGGTGCCGCGCTCGTCGGTCCCACGTGGCAGTCGATCGTGCCGGAGCTGGTCGATCGCAGCGAGTTGAAGGATGCGGTGTCGCTGAACTCGCTCGGCGTGAACATCGCCCGTGCGATCGGCCCGGCCGCAGGTGGCCTGATCCTCGCCGGCCTCGGCGCCGCGGCGACGTATGGCACCGGCGTCTGTAGCTACTTCCTGGTGATCGGTGCACTGGTCTGGTGGCGACGCAAGGCCACGAGCGAGACGGCGTTGCCGGAGAACTTCCTCGGCGCGTTTCGCGCCGGCTTGCGCTTCACCAAGGCGAGCAAGGACCTGCACGTCGTGCTTATCCGCGCGGCGGTGTTCTTCGCCTTCGCGTCGGCCGTGTGGGCGCTGCTGCCGCTGGTCGCCCGTGGCACCTTGCACGGTGGGGCCGGGTTTTATGGCGTGCTGATGGGCGCGGTCGGTGCCGGCGCCATCGGTGGTGCGTTACTGTTGCCGAGGATGCGTGCACGCTGCAGTGCCGATGCGCTGCTGTTAGGTGCGGCGCTGATGTCGGCCTTGGTGATGGCGATCCTCGCCCTCGTGCCGGTGAAGCTGGTGGCGTTCCTCGCCCTGCTGGTGCTCGGTGGTGCATGGATCATGTCGTTGACCACGTTCAACGGCGTCGCGCAGGGCATCCTGCCGAACTGGGTGCGGGGCAGGGCGCTCGCGGTTTACCTCACTGTGTTCAACGGGGCGATGGCCGCAGGCAGCATCGGCTGGGGTGCGCTTGCCGAAGCGGTGGGCGTCGCCCATGCGCTGCTGGTCAGCGCCGTGGGCCTGGTGATCGCGGCCTTCGTCATGCGCGCGATGCGCCTGCCGTCGGTCGACCTTGACCTTACCTCGTCGCACCAGTGGGCCGAACCGCTCACCGTCGAACCGGTCGCGAACGACCGCGGCCCCGTCCTCATCCTCGTCGAATATGACGTCGCCCGCGAAAGGCTTCCGGCGTTCCTGTCCGTGCTCGAACGCTTCTCCATGGAGCGCCTGCGCGACGGCGCCTATGCGTGGGGCGTCACCCAGGATTCGGGCAACCCCGAGCGTGTCGTCGAGTGGTTCATGGTCGAATCCTGGGCCGAACACCTCCGCCAGCATGAGCGTTTCAGCCATGCGGGCGCCGATATCCAGGGCGAGGCGCTAACCTTCCATCGCGGCGCCCAGCCCCCATCGGTGACCCACCTCATCGGCGTGGACGCGCGTGCGCTCGCGCAAGGCCTTCCTTCTCGTTGAACAACGGACTTATTCCCATGCGTTCGCATATCCTGATCGCCTCGCTTGCCTTGCTCGCTTCCACGGCGGCGGCTGCTGCCACGCCCGGCTTCGCCGTCGGCGCGCAGTACGACACCACCCATGTGTACGTCGCGCCCGACGCGGTCGACGGCTTCGTGCGTAGCTTCACCGCCACCTTCGGCGGCCAGTCGACGAAGCAGGTCGTGGTCACCGTCACGCCCACGCCGTCGAGCACCTCGTCGCAGCTGGTGCAGACGCCGGTCGGCACCGTGTCGGTGTTTGGCTTCCATACGCCGGTACCGTATCCGTTCGGCCTGGAGCGCACTGGCTACCTGGTCACCGACCTCGACGCCGCGGTGAAGGCCGCGAATGCCGCGGGCGCCGCGACCCTCGTCGAGCCGTTCAACGACCCGATCGGACGCGATGCGGTGGTGACCTGGCCGGGTGGGGTGAACATGCAGCTGTACTGGCACACGAAGAAGCCCGATTACGCCTCCTTCGAACACATCCCCGAGAACCGCATCTACCTGCCGGCGGCGTCGGCGGATGCGTTCGTCAAGGCCTTCGTCCGCTTCTCCCATGGCAGCGTGGTATCGGACGATCGCAACGCACCCGGTACCGACATCGGCCGGAAGACTGGCAGCTACCGCCGGATCCGGATCGAATCGACCTTTGGCAAGGCGACGGTGCTCGTCACCAACGGCCAGCTCGACTGGCCCTACGGGGCGGAGACGACGGGCTACGAGGTCGGCGACCTCGACGCCACCCTGGCCCGTGCACGCGACAGCGGCGCGAAGGTCGTGGTGGATGCGCATGCCGAAGGCGGTCGTCGCGCGGCCATGCTGCAGTTCCCCGGCGGCTACGTCGCCGAAGTCCACAGCGGCAAATGAAGCGCGTCGCCCTGTCGTGGGCCCTGTCCTTGCTGATGGTGACCGCTGCGTCGGCGCAGGATGCTGAGGACGAGAAGGGCACGACGAACGAGGGCATGGTCAAGACGCCGGACCGGCCGGCCATCCTGCCGAACCGCTGGCAGGAAGACTGGTCGGTCCTCGCCAACCCTAACGTCCCGCGCGAACCGGGCGATGACCTGAAGTACCTGCCGCTGGGCCCCGGCGGCGACCACTACCTCACCCTGGGCGGGCTGCTGCGCGAACGCATCGAGTCCAACGATGCGCCCGCCTTCGGCATCGGCCGTGACGGCGACAGCTACCTGCTGCAACGGCTGCAGCTACATGCCGGCCTGCGCTGGGGCGAGCCGTGGCTTGCCTTCGTGCAGCTGGAAGACGCGCGCCCGTTCGCCAAGAAGACCTGGGGTCCGACCGACCGCAACCGGGCCGATGTCCGCCTGGCATTCCTCGCCTGGCAGGACGAGGCCTTCGGCGGCATGGTGAAGGTCCGCGTCGGCCGCCAGGATTTTGCCCTCGACTTGCAGCGCTTCGTCTCCCTGCGCGATGGCCCGAACGTGCGCCAGTCGTTCGACGCGATCTGGGCAAACTTCGAACGGGGTCCGTGGCGTGTCATCGCCTTCCTGAGCCACCCCGTGCAATACCGCGACGACCACGCCTTCGACGACAAATCCGGTTCGAACGACCGCTTCCACATGATTCGTATCGAGCGCCACGTGTTCGGCACGAACGAACTGTCCTACTACCACGCGTGGTACGACACCGACCGGGCGACCTTCCTCGATGCGCACGGCAACGAACGCCGTCGCGTGGACGACGTGAGGTTCGCGGGCAAGCAAGGCGCGCTCGACTGGGACCTGGAAACCATGCAGCAGCGCGGCAGCGTCGGCGAGAGCGCGATCCGTGCGTGGGCCGTCGGCACCCGTGCCGGCTGGACCCTGGCCGATACCGCATGGACGCCGCGACTGGGCGTGCAGGTCGACACGGCTTCCGGTGACAAACATGCCGGCGACGGTCGCCTCGGTACCTTCAATCCACTCTTCCCCAATGGCTACTACTTCTCGCTCGCGGGTTACACCGGCTATTCCAACCTTGTGCACGTCAAGCCGAGCCTCACGCTCAAGCCGGCATCCACGGTCACGCTGCTTGCCGCGGTCGGCCTGCAGTGGCGCAGGACCACGGCCGATGCGATCTACGTGCAACCGAACAACGGTCTGGCGGGCACCCAGGGCACGGGATCGAAGTGGACCGGCATGTACGGCCAGTTGCGCCTTGACTGGAAGTGGCGGCCCGGAATCACTTTCGCCGTCGAGGGTGACCATTTCCGCGCCGGCCGCACCATCCGTGCCGCGGGTGGTGACGATGGCAACTACGGCAGCGTGCAGGTGGTGTTCGGCTGGTGACGCGTGGCGTGCAGGTGCGTGCTGCCGATGCCTGCCGATCGTTCAATCGCCCGTCGACGGGCCTTCCTATCCTGCGCGTGAAGTCGGCATTCGCTCGGCTCTCCATCCTCAGGAGCATTCCCATGAAGAAGCATTTCCTCGCCCGCGCGCTCGCGGCGTCCGCCCTCGTGCTCGGCAGCGTCACCGTTGCGAACGCCGCGGCCGCGAAGCCGACCATCGTCCTCGTGCATGGCGCGTGGGCCGACGGTTCGAGCTGGAACAAAGTGATTCCGCTGCTGCAGGCAAAGGGCTACACCGTGCTTGCGGTGCAGAACCCGCTGACCTCGCTCGCCGCCGACGTGGCCGCCACGAAGCAGGTGCTCGCCTCGGCGACGGCACCGGTGGTCCTGGTCGGCCATAGCTGGGCTGGCACCGTCATCACCGAAGCGGGCAACGACCCGAAGGTCGCGGCGCTGGTCTATGTCGCGGCGTTCGCCAATAACGACGGCCAGGCAGCCGGTGAACTGGTCAACGCCTATCCGAAGACCCCGGCGCTCGGGACCGTTCGCGACGACGGCCACGGCTTCCTCTACCAGACCGAGCAGGGCGTGATCGAGAACTTCGCGCCGGACCTCCCGCGCGCCGAAGCGAAGGTCATGGCCGTGACCCAGGGCGCGCTGGCGGCGAGCACGTTTGGCGACAAGGTCACCCAGGCGGCATGGAAGAACCATCCGACCTGGTACATCGTGTCGGCCAACGACCGTGTCATCAGCCCGCAG
This window harbors:
- a CDS encoding alginate export family protein, with the translated sequence MKRVALSWALSLLMVTAASAQDAEDEKGTTNEGMVKTPDRPAILPNRWQEDWSVLANPNVPREPGDDLKYLPLGPGGDHYLTLGGLLRERIESNDAPAFGIGRDGDSYLLQRLQLHAGLRWGEPWLAFVQLEDARPFAKKTWGPTDRNRADVRLAFLAWQDEAFGGMVKVRVGRQDFALDLQRFVSLRDGPNVRQSFDAIWANFERGPWRVIAFLSHPVQYRDDHAFDDKSGSNDRFHMIRIERHVFGTNELSYYHAWYDTDRATFLDAHGNERRRVDDVRFAGKQGALDWDLETMQQRGSVGESAIRAWAVGTRAGWTLADTAWTPRLGVQVDTASGDKHAGDGRLGTFNPLFPNGYYFSLAGYTGYSNLVHVKPSLTLKPASTVTLLAAVGLQWRRTTADAIYVQPNNGLAGTQGTGSKWTGMYGQLRLDWKWRPGITFAVEGDHFRAGRTIRAAGGDDGNYGSVQVVFGW
- a CDS encoding alpha/beta hydrolase, coding for MKKHFLARALAASALVLGSVTVANAAAAKPTIVLVHGAWADGSSWNKVIPLLQAKGYTVLAVQNPLTSLAADVAATKQVLASATAPVVLVGHSWAGTVITEAGNDPKVAALVYVAAFANNDGQAAGELVNAYPKTPALGTVRDDGHGFLYQTEQGVIENFAPDLPRAEAKVMAVTQGALAASTFGDKVTQAAWKNHPTWYIVSANDRVISPQLERDAAKQMNAKTTVLASSHASLLSHPKEVAKVIEDAAESVAAQPAH